The Intrasporangium calvum DSM 43043 sequence TGTGGACAAGACCTCCGGCGGAATCGGCGCTTTTTCCTAGCCTCGTCGGGATGGGGCTGGGAGGAGTCTGCAGATGAGATTTGAGGTGGAGCCCGACGCGCTCGTGCGCGACTCGGGCAGGTTCGGCGAGGCTGTCCGGGCGTTGGACGGCGTGGACGTCGGGAGTGCCGTGGCACCGGTGGCCCAGGCCTTTCCTGGGGGTCTGACCGCTGCGGCGATCCGGGAGCTCGGCGTGGCGTGGGGTGACCGGCTGCTGCGCGCCCGGCTCGGCCTCGCGAGGGTCGGGATGGACCTCGCGGCAGCGGGGGAGTCCTACGCCGTCGTCGAGCAGGTGGCGCGCCGCGCCGTCAGCGGGTCCGGTGAGCTTCCGTGACCCGGCAGCTCGGCGTCCGGGACATCAGGGCCTTTCGGCCCGCACTGGTCCTCGAGGTGGTCCACCGGCTCGAGATCCAACGGCGACGTGTCATGGGGGCTGCCGACGCGGCTCTGCGTGCCCGGGCCGCGGGACGCGAGTGGCGGGGGCGGGCGGCGACGTCGGCGAGCCAGGCCCAGTCGGGGGCGGTGGCACTGTTGGGTGACGTGTCGGCCCGCATGGGGGTCACGGCGTCGGTGCTTCGCGGTCTCGCGGCGCGGATGGAGGCCTGCCTCGAGCTGGTCCACCGAGCAGAGCGGATCGCACGGGACCGAGGTGCGTGGACGGACGCGGACGGCCTCGTCCAGGTGCCCCACCGCTTCCCCACGGGCGACCCGACGATGGACGCCCATGTGGGGCGGCTGGACGCCCTGATGGTGAACGAGGTCGGGCGCTGCCTCGGCGAGGCGGTTCGGGTCGCTGCGGAGACGGATGTCGAGGTGCAGCGCCGTCTGCGCGGGGCGGTGGCCGATCCGGTGGCGCCGGCGGTCCCCGACGAGCTCGGCGTGGTGCCGCCACCGCCCGAGGGTGGGGTGGGGCGGCCGGATGGCGCGTTCGCCAACGCGGCGTGGTGGCGCAGCCTCACCGTGAGCGAGCGGCGGCGGGCCATCACCCAGCACCCGGACTGGGTCGGCCCCCGGGACGGGATCCCCGCCTGGGACCGCCACCAGGCCAACCTGATCCTGCTTGCCCGCCTCCGCGGGCCGGCGAGGGAGGCGCTCCGACGCGCCGGTTCGATCCCCCAGCGCACCGCGATACCCACCTGGGAGCGCGCGAAGTCGATCGAGGCCATCGACGCACTCCTGGCCAAGCGCGACGGGGTGACGAGGCAGCTGCTCCTCATCGACGTCTCCGGGCTGGTGGTCCGGGCCATCACCACCGTCGGAGACATCGACCGCGCCGGGCACGTCGCGACCTATGTGGGGGGGTTCTCGACGCGACCGGAGCGGGACCTGCGGGACTACGACGACCGGTTCGTCGGGATGC is a genomic window containing:
- a CDS encoding alpha/beta hydrolase; this encodes MTRQLGVRDIRAFRPALVLEVVHRLEIQRRRVMGAADAALRARAAGREWRGRAATSASQAQSGAVALLGDVSARMGVTASVLRGLAARMEACLELVHRAERIARDRGAWTDADGLVQVPHRFPTGDPTMDAHVGRLDALMVNEVGRCLGEAVRVAAETDVEVQRRLRGAVADPVAPAVPDELGVVPPPPEGGVGRPDGAFANAAWWRSLTVSERRRAITQHPDWVGPRDGIPAWDRHQANLILLARLRGPAREALRRAGSIPQRTAIPTWERAKSIEAIDALLAKRDGVTRQLLLIDVSGLVVRAITTVGDIDRAGHVATYVGGFSTRPERDLRDYDDRFVGMRRLALTQTREEGDDGDVAIAIWLGYPAPQGRDGGFSSRSVLRDDTARAWADDLASFTNGIDASRDAPAHQALWAHSYGSVVTGFALQQVMRMDDVALFGSPGTSLGSVAQAGLKPGALNVLAAPTDPVPMTDWHGLDPREIPGVAALGATAALKPGATNVVLRESFLHGDYLDEGTTSEYNLAAIAAGRSDQRLPAQGDRPLAPIPPPAP